DNA from Amycolatopsis sp. DSM 110486:
GATCGGATTGGTCAAGCATGCCGCGGTCGCCGAACGGATCTGGTTCCAGCACGTCCTGGCGGGTCTGCCCGAGAGCGAATGCGACGGCGGCACGACGCCCGGCGACGCCAGTTTCATCGTCGACGACAATGAAAGCCTGGCCGACGTGATCTCCGAATTCGACCGCACCGCCGAGCGTTCCCGCGTGATCGCCGCCGAATTCGACCTCGACGACATCAGGACACACCCCCGTGTCGGCGACGTCAGCCTGCGGTTCGTCTACCTGCTCGCGATCGAGGACTTCGCGCGTCACGCAGGCCACGGCGACATCCTCCGCGAGCAGATCGAGCATCCCGCCGCACTCGACCGGCCACGGCGACCTTCGACGACGAACGAGATCATCGCCGGTCCGCGGGATCGAAATCAGGAAGCCGAACTCGACGGAGGAGCTGCTTGAGGACCCTCAGCGTTCGGTGATGCTCGCCGCCTGGTCGAGGTGCAGC
Protein-coding regions in this window:
- a CDS encoding DinB family protein — protein: MPPITTGTERRLLESMLDRNRAELVSTVRGLSEAEARRRFVASLTTPIGLVKHAAVAERIWFQHVLAGLPESECDGGTTPGDASFIVDDNESLADVISEFDRTAERSRVIAAEFDLDDIRTHPRVGDVSLRFVYLLAIEDFARHAGHGDILREQIEHPAALDRPRRPSTTNEIIAGPRDRNQEAELDGGAA